From Salvia splendens isolate huo1 chromosome 3, SspV2, whole genome shotgun sequence, a single genomic window includes:
- the LOC121795994 gene encoding uncharacterized protein LOC121795994 isoform X1: protein MSKMMRVAVIGGGVSGLAAAYVLAKEGLEVVVHEKETSLGGQAKTTTIDGILLDIGFAIFARAMYPEVMELFESVGVDSEVSDTSYSVSLDEGRGFEWGTGNGISSIFAQKKNVLNPLFWKIMREIIKFRDNASLYIEELNNNPDIDRNETLGNFVQSRGYSELFQKAFLIPICAAIWSCSSAVMTFSAYLTLSFLCNQDILELLGLTKRLTPKWLSQSYVDGIKKELESRGCQVKTSSEIYSVLTNDKGCVITHKDGLEEEYDGCIISAHPPDALNILGEQATYDESRILGAFQYSYSDIFLHHDENLMPKVQGAWSSRNVLGDSNDNACITYWLNNVQNISEPTAPIFASLNPPYTPKDTSFKSSTSHPIPSVAASRALSNLNDIQGNRGLWFCGAYQGYGFPEDGVKAGILAANSMLRKHYTYSNNPTCMVPSRLETGACFVVTRFLQRFIATGCLIFLEEGGRIFTFEGTRTKSNLKVIVRVHKPQFYWKVATEADLGFADAYINGDISFVDANEGLLNFLLLIIRNAELNACAELNKERKRWTPFLYTSIAANAKKIINLVSRRNTLTQARRNISRHYDLSNELFSLFLDETMTYSCAIFQNPLEDLKNAQLRKVHTLIEKARINKDHHILEIGCGWGSLAIEVVKKTGCKYTGITLSESQLQYIEAKVKEAGLQDQIEVLLCDYRQLPKNYRYDRIISCGMIEHVGHDYMEEFFKCCESSLADNGILVLQFIAVADEKYEEWRRRNGFATEYIFHGGCVPSLNRVIQAMAAASRLSIVHLEEIGYHYYHTLRNWRRNFLQNRSKIHGLGFDDKFIRTWEYYFDYCAAGFKYCVIGDYQIVLNRPGDVAAFGNAPYNRLPSDN, encoded by the exons ATGTCAAAGATGATGAGAGTGGCGGTCATAGGCGGCGGCGTAAGCGGGCTGGCGGCGGCGTATGTTTTGGCGAAAGAAGGGTTGGAGGTGGTGGTACATGAGAAGGAGACGAGCTTAGGCGGCCAAGCCAAGACGACTACGATTGATGGCATTCTTCTTGATATTGGTTTTGCTATTTTTGCTCGG GCAATGTATCCGGAGGTGATGGAATTATTTGAGAGTGTTGGAGTTGATAGCGAGGTCTCCGACACTTCATACTCTGTGAGCTTGGATGAAGGCCGAGGATTCGAATGGGGTACTGGAAATGGAATTTCAAGTATCTTTGCGCAGAAGAAGAATGTGTTGAATCCATTGTTTTGGAAAATTATGAGGGAAATCATTAAGTTCAGAGACAACGCTTCTCT TTATATTGAAGAGCTTAATAACAATCCAGATATTGACCGGAACGAAACATTGGGGAACTTTGTCCAATCACGTGGTTACTCTGAGTTATTCCAGAAAGCTTTTCTT ATTCCAATTTGTGCTGCAATTTGGTCATGCTCCTCAGCAGTGATGACCTTCTCTGCCTATTTAACACTTTCATTCTTGTGCAATCAAGACATTCTTGAG CTTCTTGGTCTCACTAAACGACTTACACCAAAATGGCTTTCACAAAGTTATGTCGATGGG ATTAAGAAAGAGCTGGAAAGTAGAGGCTGCCAAGTCAAAACCAGTTCTGAAATATATTCGGTTTTGACCAATGACAAGG GTTGTGTTATTACACACAAGGATGGATTGGAAGAAGAATATGATGGGTGCATAATTTCAGCACATCCTCCAGATGCTCTAAACATCTTAGGAGAACAGGCGACATACGATGAATCAAGAATACTTGGTGCTTTTCAATATTCCTACAG TGATATTTTCCTTCACCATGACGAAAATTTGATGCCAAAAGTCCAAGGGGCATGGAGCTCGAGGAATGTTCTTGGAGATAGCAATGACAATGCTTGTATAACGTATTGGCTCAACAATGTCCAG AATATTAGTGAACCTACAGCTCCAATTTTTGCATCTCTAAATCCACCTTATACACCTAAAGATACATCTTTCAAGTCATCAACTAGCCATCCTATACCATCAGTTGCTGCTAGCAGGGCTTTGTCAAATCTCAATGATATTCAAGGGAACAGAGGACTATGGTTCTGTGGAGCATATCAAG GCTATGGCTTCCCCGAGGATGGGGTAAAG GCAGGAATACTTGCTGCAAACAGCATGCTTAGAAAACATTATACTTATTCAAACAACCCCACATGCATGGTTCCATCTCGTCTTGAAACTGGGGCTTGTTTTGTCGTTACGAGGTTCCTTCAGCGCTTTATTGCTACTGGATGTCTAAT CTTTTTGGAAGAAGGCGGTAGAATCTTTACATTTGAAGGTACAAGAACAAAGAGCAATTTAAAGGTCATTGTGAGAGTTCACAAACCCCAGTTTTATTGGAAG GTCGCAACTGAGGCCGATTTAGGTTTTGCCGATGCCTACATTAATGGTGACATTTCTTTTGTTGATGCAAACGAAGGTCTTCTCAACTTTCTTCTA CTGATTATAAGAAATGCAGAGCTGAATGCATGTGCCGAGTTAAACAAGGAAAG GAAACGGTGGACACCATTTCTTTACACATCTATAGCagcaaatgcaaaaaaaatcatcaaCCTTGTTTCCAGGAGGAACACACTGACCCAGGCACGGCGTAACATCTCGCGCCATTATGACCTA AGCAATGAATTGTTTTCTCTATTCTTGGATGAGACAATGACTTATTCTTGTGCAATATTTCAG AATCCATTAGAAGATTTGAAGAATGCACAGCTCCGGAAAGTCCATACTTTGATTGAAAAG GCAAGAATCAATAAAGATCATCACATTCTAGAGATAGGGTGTGGATGGGGAAGTTTAGCAATTGAAGTAGTGAAAAAAACAGGATGCAAATATACAGGTATTACATTGTCAGAAAGTCAGCTGCAATACATAGAAGCGAAAGTGAAGGAAGCAGGTTTACAG GATCAAATTGAGGTTCTTCTTTGTGACTACCGCCAATTGCCTAAGAACTACAGATATGATAGGATAATATCATG TGGGATGATAGAACACGTGGGGCATGACTATATGGAAGAATTTTTTAAATGTTGTGAATCTTCATTAGCAGACAATGGTATTCTTGTTCTTCAG TTCATAGCAGTAGCTGATGAGAAATATGAAGAGTGGAGGCGCAGGAATGGATTTGCCACGGAATACATATTCCATGGTGGATGTGTGCCTTCACTTAACCGAGTAATACAGGCAATGGCTGCAGCATCCAGACTTAG CATCGTGCACCTAGAAGAAATAGGATATCATTATTACCACACCCTCAGAAATTGGCGTCGCAACTTCCTCCAAAACCGAAG TAAAATTCATGGTCTTGGATTTGACGACAAGTTCATACGGACATGGGAATACTATTTTGATTATTGCGCTGCTGGATTTAAATATTGTGTTATCGGAGATTATCAG ATTGTATTAAATAGACCTGGTGATGTTGCTGCATTTGGGAATGCTCCATACAATCGTCTGCCTTCTGACAACTAA